In a single window of the Arthrobacter zhangbolii genome:
- a CDS encoding patatin-like phospholipase family protein codes for MRSTRAVVLGGGGVAGIAWEIGLLAELLDLGVDLNEADLVVGTSAGSVVGTALRFGQVPAAVAAQETAEDGAGAEDYREPDSFDGERFMNIMAAAGQGGGGEKAARARLGRLALKADTQLTEEAWVNSIRMLVPYPAWPEKALGVTAVDAEDGSFTVFDSGSGVDLGLAVTASCTVPTVWPPVHINGRVYMDGGMRSGTNADVAAGHHKVLVISCGLEAPQSPFGPTLPQALKTISKDGKSFLIEADAQALQAFGTNMLLDSTRKPSLAAGRRQAKEIADDVRRFWED; via the coding sequence ATGCGTTCAACGCGTGCCGTGGTGCTGGGTGGCGGCGGAGTTGCCGGCATCGCCTGGGAAATAGGACTGCTGGCGGAACTGCTGGATCTGGGGGTGGACCTGAACGAGGCGGATCTGGTGGTGGGAACCTCGGCGGGGTCCGTGGTGGGCACCGCCCTGCGGTTCGGGCAGGTGCCGGCCGCCGTGGCCGCGCAGGAAACCGCTGAGGACGGGGCCGGCGCCGAGGACTACCGGGAGCCCGACTCGTTCGACGGTGAGCGGTTTATGAACATCATGGCCGCCGCCGGGCAGGGCGGCGGCGGGGAAAAGGCCGCCCGTGCACGGCTGGGCCGGTTGGCCTTGAAGGCCGACACCCAGCTGACCGAGGAGGCCTGGGTGAACAGCATCAGGATGCTGGTTCCGTACCCGGCCTGGCCGGAAAAAGCCCTTGGCGTCACCGCCGTTGACGCCGAGGACGGCAGCTTCACGGTGTTCGATTCAGGGTCCGGCGTAGACCTGGGGCTGGCCGTCACCGCCAGCTGTACGGTTCCCACGGTGTGGCCACCGGTGCACATCAACGGCCGGGTCTACATGGATGGCGGCATGCGCTCGGGGACCAATGCGGACGTCGCCGCCGGACACCACAAAGTCCTGGTGATTTCCTGCGGGTTGGAGGCACCGCAGAGCCCGTTTGGCCCCACCCTGCCGCAGGCACTGAAAACCATTAGCAAAGATGGCAAATCATTCCTCATCGAGGCCGATGCCCAGGCGCTGCAGGCTTTCGGCACCAACATGCTCCTGGACTCCACCCGCAAACCGTCCCTGGCTGCCGGCCGGCGGCAGGCGAAAGAGATTGCCGACGACGTCCGGCGCTTCTGGGAAGACTGA
- a CDS encoding 23S rRNA (pseudouridine(1915)-N(3))-methyltransferase RlmH — translation MALRVLMVGRKHEDWVVDGIRRYEKRLKKPFDLTWVPIPHSAREGDAARKEESERLLAKAGSDYVILLDERGKAITSPALAKTLQKPLDSSRNVTLIIGGAYGVDQSVHDRADFVWSLSPLVFPHQLVRLILAEQVYRAQEIAGGRPYHHE, via the coding sequence ATGGCATTAAGAGTTCTGATGGTGGGCCGCAAGCACGAGGACTGGGTGGTTGACGGTATTCGGCGGTACGAAAAGCGGCTGAAGAAGCCCTTCGACCTGACCTGGGTTCCCATTCCGCATTCGGCCCGCGAGGGGGATGCTGCCCGCAAGGAGGAATCCGAGCGGCTGCTGGCCAAGGCGGGCTCCGACTATGTGATCCTGCTGGATGAGCGCGGCAAGGCCATCACTTCCCCTGCCCTGGCCAAGACACTGCAGAAACCGCTGGACTCGTCCCGCAACGTCACGCTGATCATCGGCGGAGCATACGGTGTGGATCAGAGCGTGCATGACCGGGCGGACTTTGTCTGGTCCCTCTCCCCCCTGGTTTTCCCGCACCAGCTGGTCCGGCTGATCCTGGCCGAGCAGGTTTACCGGGCGCAGGAAATTGCCGGCGGCCGCCCCTATCACCACGAATAG
- a CDS encoding manganese catalase family protein, which translates to MFFHKQELQFKATPDKPDAVYARKLQEVLGGQYGEITVAMQYGFQSWNSHLPGKYRDLLYGIAAEEMGHVEMLAIMIAQLLEKAPLGITDDAVQSDPTIAAVVGGMDVQHAIVAGAGARPVDSNGNPWTAGYVTASGNLLADFTANANAEMQGRLAVARLYHMTDDKGVRDLLSFLLARDTMHQNQWTAAAKELQEEGYELLPVPSNFPIKKEEREVSYQYLNFSDGKHASEGSWASGPTPDGKGEFSYHEGPTTTAPMPDVTRPDARYYGTTDVPNVVEKVAGTVQDKLHRE; encoded by the coding sequence GTGTTCTTCCATAAGCAGGAACTTCAGTTCAAGGCCACACCGGATAAGCCGGATGCCGTCTACGCACGCAAACTCCAGGAAGTGCTCGGCGGCCAGTACGGGGAAATCACCGTAGCCATGCAGTACGGCTTCCAGTCCTGGAATTCACACCTTCCCGGCAAGTACCGGGATCTTCTCTACGGCATTGCCGCTGAAGAAATGGGCCACGTTGAAATGCTGGCCATCATGATCGCCCAGCTGCTCGAAAAGGCACCACTGGGGATTACGGACGACGCCGTCCAGTCCGACCCGACCATCGCAGCCGTGGTGGGCGGCATGGATGTGCAGCACGCCATTGTGGCCGGTGCCGGCGCCCGTCCCGTGGACAGCAACGGCAACCCGTGGACTGCCGGCTACGTGACCGCTTCCGGCAACCTGCTGGCCGACTTCACGGCCAACGCCAACGCCGAGATGCAGGGCCGTCTGGCCGTGGCGCGGCTCTACCACATGACCGATGACAAGGGCGTGCGGGATCTGCTCTCCTTCCTGCTGGCCCGCGACACCATGCACCAGAACCAGTGGACCGCAGCTGCGAAGGAACTGCAGGAAGAGGGCTACGAGCTCCTGCCGGTGCCGAGCAACTTCCCGATCAAGAAGGAAGAGCGTGAAGTGTCCTACCAGTACCTGAACTTCTCCGACGGCAAGCACGCGTCCGAGGGCTCCTGGGCCTCCGGCCCCACCCCGGATGGCAAGGGCGAGTTCAGCTACCACGAGGGCCCGACGACGACGGCGCCCATGCCGGATGTCACCCGCCCCGATGCGCGCTACTACGGCACCACCGATGTTCCCAATGTGGTGGAAAAGGTAGCTGGCACGGTTCAGGACAAACTGCACCGCGAGTAG
- a CDS encoding serine/threonine-protein kinase, giving the protein MQLAQTGQALGASYRFGERVGSGAAGEVWTVTSTEGRTFAAKILRPEHADDPSLVERFVRERSVLLGLQGSNIVTVRDMVVEGSRLAIVMDYVAGGSLREVVKDVGPLRPADALTVAAEVFDALASAHSKGITHRDIKPDNVLLDQPWPQWSPGDVRVSDFGIADVVGERIRETTGLIGTPQYMPPELISRGRSGPAGDVYSTGVLLYELLAGRTPFAGPGPDFSVAYRHVSSRPPRIPVDDELWAVLDGLLSKDPVGRPTAPEAAAKLRRLAPRLADQAPLPRGEAPTEFDEIERPATLVRGAFSDADLTDLASPPAEGVSTVVPELGEAGNATIARPMPRRELSSRSESAAAAEPVETPFWRTRKALLLAGTAVLLLVAMVVGFVVLAPSGKKADTAVAAERLSTQVAGTAMPTGLSISRSASFEPSSGKVRLTLAYAAQKAPLSGDFLEVIPGLAEADGCPVVTWEGAAVSRNQASITGLDVECGWKLSDLEVPAGGSVEVSAEVAVAPADQQAFDQWLRAGAEATAAAAQDPDVKGTAYPAQRLMGVEVRTPARVVTPSPLKITLLPVWAGGADELNPLYVSPASGRPSQMLTAVTGGEEGLRFSDGCGGALAVDSSGLTVTALQITPQCTVRASVGNFTELQSPAFSITSRESSGE; this is encoded by the coding sequence ATGCAATTGGCACAAACGGGCCAGGCCCTGGGAGCGTCCTACCGCTTCGGCGAGCGCGTGGGCTCGGGTGCTGCCGGCGAGGTCTGGACGGTTACGTCCACCGAAGGCCGGACGTTTGCTGCCAAGATCCTGCGCCCCGAACATGCCGATGATCCCTCGCTGGTAGAGCGGTTTGTCCGTGAACGGTCGGTGCTGCTCGGACTCCAGGGGTCCAACATTGTTACCGTGCGTGACATGGTGGTGGAGGGCTCGCGCCTGGCCATCGTGATGGATTACGTGGCCGGCGGCTCCCTGCGCGAAGTAGTGAAAGACGTCGGTCCGCTCCGGCCCGCGGACGCACTTACCGTCGCCGCCGAAGTCTTCGACGCACTGGCGTCCGCCCATTCCAAGGGCATCACTCACCGTGACATCAAGCCGGACAATGTCCTGCTGGACCAGCCCTGGCCCCAGTGGTCCCCGGGCGACGTCCGGGTTTCGGACTTCGGCATTGCCGATGTGGTGGGTGAACGGATCCGCGAGACCACCGGACTGATCGGCACGCCGCAGTACATGCCGCCCGAGCTCATCAGCCGTGGGCGGTCCGGCCCGGCCGGTGACGTGTATTCCACCGGGGTTCTCCTCTACGAGCTCCTTGCCGGCCGCACGCCGTTTGCCGGTCCCGGACCGGACTTCAGCGTCGCCTACCGCCATGTGTCCTCCCGGCCGCCGCGGATCCCGGTGGATGATGAGCTCTGGGCCGTCCTGGACGGGCTGCTGTCCAAGGACCCGGTCGGCAGGCCCACCGCCCCCGAAGCCGCCGCTAAACTCCGCCGCCTCGCGCCCCGCCTGGCGGATCAGGCTCCCCTGCCACGCGGGGAGGCCCCCACCGAGTTCGACGAGATCGAACGCCCCGCCACCCTGGTCCGGGGCGCGTTTTCGGACGCGGACCTCACGGACCTGGCCTCACCTCCGGCGGAGGGCGTCAGCACCGTGGTGCCCGAACTCGGGGAAGCAGGCAATGCCACCATTGCCCGGCCCATGCCGCGCCGCGAGCTCTCCTCCCGTTCCGAGTCCGCCGCAGCCGCGGAACCCGTGGAGACGCCGTTCTGGCGAACCCGCAAGGCACTGCTTCTTGCCGGCACTGCAGTGCTCCTCCTCGTTGCAATGGTGGTTGGGTTCGTGGTCCTCGCGCCTTCCGGAAAGAAAGCCGATACCGCAGTTGCCGCCGAGCGCCTCTCCACGCAGGTGGCAGGAACCGCCATGCCTACCGGCCTGAGCATTTCCCGGAGTGCATCCTTCGAGCCGTCCAGCGGGAAGGTCCGGCTTACGCTCGCCTATGCGGCACAGAAGGCCCCCTTATCCGGTGATTTCCTTGAAGTCATTCCGGGACTGGCCGAAGCTGACGGGTGCCCCGTGGTCACCTGGGAGGGTGCTGCGGTGAGCCGGAACCAGGCCTCCATTACCGGCCTGGACGTGGAGTGCGGCTGGAAACTCTCAGATCTGGAGGTTCCGGCCGGAGGATCAGTGGAGGTTAGCGCCGAAGTGGCGGTGGCACCGGCTGACCAGCAGGCATTCGATCAGTGGCTGCGTGCCGGGGCCGAGGCCACAGCCGCAGCGGCACAGGATCCCGATGTGAAAGGCACCGCGTACCCCGCCCAGCGCCTGATGGGCGTGGAAGTACGCACCCCGGCCCGCGTGGTGACGCCCAGCCCCCTGAAAATCACTCTGCTTCCGGTATGGGCCGGCGGCGCCGACGAGCTTAACCCGCTGTACGTCAGCCCTGCCTCCGGCAGGCCCTCCCAGATGCTCACCGCGGTCACCGGCGGCGAGGAAGGCCTGCGATTCTCCGACGGATGCGGCGGGGCGCTGGCAGTGGACAGTTCCGGACTCACGGTGACGGCCCTGCAGATCACCCCGCAGTGCACGGTGCGGGCCAGCGTCGGCAACTTCACCGAGCTGCAGTCCCCCGCCTTCAGCATCACCTCGCGCGAAAGCTCGGGCGAGTAG